From the genome of Candidatus Aminicenantes bacterium:
CCCTTTTGCTGTATAATGATCATCAAGGTGCCCCCCATGTTTCAACCTTTCCTGAACGACCCCGATGTTTTTCCTTCCGATTCCGTCCTCTCCCAGCCACTTGGCCGCTCCAAGCCCGCCTGGGACGCTTTCATGTCGCTGCTGAAAAACGATTACCCGCAAATGTCGGTTGATTGGCGCTACTACAGCGACGGCAGGACCTGGCTTTGCAAGGTGACGCAGAAAGCCGATACCATTTTCTGGATATCGGCTTGGGACAAGTTCTTCAAAATTTCGTTCTATT
Proteins encoded in this window:
- a CDS encoding DUF3788 family protein — encoded protein: MFQPFLNDPDVFPSDSVLSQPLGRSKPAWDAFMSLLKNDYPQMSVDWRYYSDGRTWLCKVTQKADTIFWISAWDKFFKISFYFTAKAEAAISASTLVPGLKYSFLHPKGRCSLRPVTTEVRKKTDLKPIKELIEIKLKLK